The nucleotide sequence CCCAAGAGAAGGAATGAACGAATGCCCCAGCAAACCCCAAGAAAACCCTGCTTTTTCTAGCCTTCTCACAACCAATTCACCAACACAGGAGATCCCGGGAATGGGTGTCTTAAATAACACCCCAAGCATCTCTACCTTCACAGATGCAGACCTGCCTGAAATCAACCTGATGGTAATGGAGGACTTGATGCCTGCATGTCcacagagcaatagagagagtCACCTTAATGGAGCCTGCACACTTCCTGTCACTGATATGGACATGATGATAGAGAGTAATGGTGAAAGCAACCTGATAGGAAAAACCATTGGCCAAGATGAAGTTGGAGGTAAGAGCAGCAGCATGATGGTAAAGACTTTTGGACAAGATGAGGCTGAGGATGACATGATGGTGAAGATGGTGGCACAGGATGAGGGTATAACTAATGGACACCCAGACACCAATGGCAGCACAGACACCAATGGCAACACAAACACCAACGACAACGTACCTATGGTCAGTGCTGCGGAAAGTGGACCGGCGTACGATGTGCCCGATGGAGTGGACTCTGAAGATCTGCTCTCATCAGTATCCAAAGCTCTGCCTGCCTCTGCATCTGAAACTCTAAAACCAGAGGATAAAAAACAGCAGAAGCTCTTTAGAAGAAACAAAAAGAAGAGTAATGAAGGTAATGTATTCATTCATTCTAATAAAGATCATGTGTCTGGGTGATCCAGATCACTGTGGTCTACTGAAGTGTCTGATAGGGAGATTTCTCCAGTTTTTTTGGTATATGGTTTTGATGCATTTTACATTACATGTTTTATATAGTGTCTGATCATTTCGTGCTGTTGTTTTAGTTGTGAACTTTAACATTTTAGCATGAATGTACAATTTTTGGAAAACCGATC is from Salvelinus namaycush isolate Seneca chromosome 28, SaNama_1.0, whole genome shotgun sequence and encodes:
- the LOC120023497 gene encoding uncharacterized protein LOC120023497 — translated: MNRKKGQPGSSVKPVIEEAKASVSEASSTPSQTQPQAEERAPREGMNECPSKPQENPAFSSLLTTNSPTQEIPGMGVLNNTPSISTFTDADLPEINLMVMEDLMPACPQSNRESHLNGACTLPVTDMDMMIESNGESNLIGKTIGQDEVGGKSSSMMVKTFGQDEAEDDMMVKMVAQDEGITNGHPDTNGSTDTNGNTNTNDNVPMVSAAESGPAYDVPDGVDSEDLLSSVSKALPASASETLKPEDKKQQKLFRRNKKKSNEGNSRKRKSRGKRKCC